From the Planctomycetota bacterium genome, the window GTGGTAATTGACGGACAGGGAGGAGGAATTGGAGCACACATCGTAAAAAAACTCAGAAAGGCGGTTCCTGATAATATTGAAATAATCGCCTTGGGCACAAATGCGCTGGCAACAGCGGCAATGATGAAATCCGGCGCCAATAAAGGAGCGTCAGGTGAAAACGCAATCGTCGTAAATGTTTCTCGCCTGGATAAAACAGACTATATAATGGGCACAATAGGAATTATTACGGATAATGCCCTGATGGGAGAACTTACGCCCAAAATGGCTGAGGCAATTAAAGGGTCTCCGGCGGAAAAGCTTTTACTGCCGCTTAGTTCGGAAAGGACAGAGATGGTCGGGGTAAGCCGTGAGCCTTTGCCCCATTTGATTGATAAATTAATAGATAAGGTCGCAAAGATTATTTGACAATCATAAATCTGTATGATAGGATAGGTCCAAGATGTGTGAAGCAAATGTTTATTTAAGGGAAAAAGGGAAAGAAGAACTTATCCTAAAGGAAGCTGATATTGTCAGGCCGCAGGAAGACGGGCTGTTTATGAAAAGCATTTTTGGGGAACAGAAAATAATGAAGGCGAAGATTGCGGAAATCAGCTTGGTTGACCATAAGATAATAATAGAAAAACTCTAAAAGACTAATAGTCTAAAAACAACAAAGCCACGAAGGCTTTCAATTCCGCGAGAAACGGAATAGCTTTCGTGGCTTTTTTTATTTATATTTTAACAAGAAAAGAGGAGATATGATATGGATAATTCACTATGGATTTTATACGGAACAGCGCTTTTCATCGCGTTTATACATACGGTAATAGGCCCAGATCATTATCTCCCTTTTATAATGCTGGGAAGGGCAAACAATTGGCCGGGTAAAAAGGTTGTCCTTGTCGCTGTCTTATGCGGAATCGGGCATGTTCTATCATCTGTTATACTGGGAATAGTCGGCATCCTAGCAGGCATAGGCGTGAGCAAACTTGAACATTCGGAATCAATCAGAGGAGAAATCGCAAGCTATCTATTGATAGGATTCGGAGTCGTTTACGCAATCTGGGGATTATTGCGCGGGTTACAAGGACATTACCATTCGCATTCGCATGGACATATACCTACAGGGGAAAACGAGCATGAACATCTGCATAACCACGAACATGCTCACGCAGTTGAAAAGCAAACAACTTTTTGGGCTGTTTTTATCATATTTGTTTTAGGCCCTTGCGAGCCATTAATCCCGCTTTTGATGTTCCCAGCCGCGGCTTACGGATGGGTAAACATACTGAATGTCGCCTTGATATTTTCGATCACTACTATATTAACAATGACCATAATCGCCTGGTTAGGCTACCAGGGAGTAAAACTTATAACATCGAAATGGATAGAACGTTATGTTCATTTTCTGGCAGGCGGTTCCATTGCCGTATCAGGGCTGGCGATAAAGATGTTTGGCTTATAAAAAGTTAAGGCTTTTTTTCCGGGGTTTTAATTTTAGAAACGTTAAACTTGCGGCTGATGACAGGCTGGTCATCGCAAAGTAATTCAAAGACATATTGCCCTTCGGTGGGGAATCTTATGTTTTTCAGTTCGAAGTTAAACTCCACGGTAGCAAGTCTGTTCGGAAATGGAATAGGACCGTTTATGTTTATGATGATTTCATTGGTATCCAGCTTGACGCATCTTAGGCATCCCTGGTACTCGCCGATTCCTTCGGTAAGTGTAAAGAAAACGTTGATTGAAGGATGCTGACAGGGAAATTGGGCAACCGCGATATTATTAAAAATACCGATAAGGCTTTTTTTGCCCGTGATGCGGTCTTCAATTACAGAATCACAAATAATCATCGCTAAAGGAATCGGTTTTGGTTTTGTGGTTGTCATAATTCGTTATATGCCGAAGGAGGGAGTTGAACCCTCATGTCCGTAAAGGACATTAGATTTTGAGTCTAACGCGTCTGCCAATTCCGCCACTTCGGCTTTTAATTTCCTTTTACCACTTGTTGATTTTAAGTACTTTTCGTGTTGCCGTGCTTCCATTCTTGTTTTAAAGGCGCGAGAATAAAGGGCGATAAGGCTGAGTAGTTCTTTCCTGACCTTTATTATGTTGATTTATTCTTCTGTCCAAATTATTAGTAAGCCCAACGTAAATATATTTACGGGTTAAACTATTAAGCGCATAAACATAATACATAAATAAAATCCAACAAGGCTAACGCGCCTGCCTGCTGCAGGCAGGTCTGCCAATTCCGCCACTTCGGCTTTTTTACGCTATTCTTTTAGACAATCCTCTGGTTCTTCTTAAAGCAATGGGAGGGGCGATGATTTCTGTTAATATTATTGCCTTTGCCAATTCAGAAGAACCGTTTTCATTCAAATGCTGTGTAAAATCATCCCAGCCGCATATGGTCGTAACCGAGATATTTTTATTTTCCTCCGCGCCATCGGCTAAAACCGGCTGTTCCGGTTCCATAGCAGCCGTGGGGTTAATTCCCTCTTTAACCTGCCACACCTTTTGTGGTTTTATTCGAGGAGGTTTTTCCCTGCTTTCTGTGGTGCCCGGAAAGCCAAAAGCCTTCTTCAACACATCCTCCAAATTTATTACGGGTGGCTCTGTTTCTGAAGGGGTCTCAGATTCCGTTGGCCCCGGAACTTGTGTTTCGGTTTCTTCCTCCATGCGCAAGCCCTGTGATTTTTCCGGCTGG encodes:
- a CDS encoding DUF3842 family protein; the encoded protein is MKIVVIDGQGGGIGAHIVKKLRKAVPDNIEIIALGTNALATAAMMKSGANKGASGENAIVVNVSRLDKTDYIMGTIGIITDNALMGELTPKMAEAIKGSPAEKLLLPLSSERTEMVGVSREPLPHLIDKLIDKVAKII
- a CDS encoding CooT family nickel-binding protein — encoded protein: MCEANVYLREKGKEELILKEADIVRPQEDGLFMKSIFGEQKIMKAKIAEISLVDHKIIIEKL
- a CDS encoding sulfite exporter TauE/SafE family protein, which produces MDNSLWILYGTALFIAFIHTVIGPDHYLPFIMLGRANNWPGKKVVLVAVLCGIGHVLSSVILGIVGILAGIGVSKLEHSESIRGEIASYLLIGFGVVYAIWGLLRGLQGHYHSHSHGHIPTGENEHEHLHNHEHAHAVEKQTTFWAVFIIFVLGPCEPLIPLLMFPAAAYGWVNILNVALIFSITTILTMTIIAWLGYQGVKLITSKWIERYVHFLAGGSIAVSGLAIKMFGL